The proteins below are encoded in one region of Paenibacillus albus:
- a CDS encoding VOC family protein yields the protein MIKGFGGVFWRTKNLEVVKQWYGDVLKLDINDWNGTIIKPEAGNETIFSFFTEDDSYFPTTQQVMLNFQVHNLDDTIKHLEQMGVPLAKKEEIGEFGKFVWIEDPEGRLIELWEK from the coding sequence TTGATTAAAGGTTTTGGCGGCGTATTCTGGAGAACGAAAAACCTTGAGGTTGTGAAACAATGGTACGGTGACGTACTAAAGCTTGATATCAATGATTGGAATGGAACGATTATTAAACCCGAAGCAGGGAATGAGACGATCTTCTCTTTCTTTACGGAGGATGACAGTTATTTTCCAACCACTCAACAAGTGATGTTGAATTTCCAAGTGCATAATTTGGACGACACGATCAAGCATCTTGAACAGATGGGTGTACCTCTTGCAAAGAAAGAAGAGATTGGCGAGTTTGGGAAGTTTGTTTGGATCGAGGATCCAGAAGGCCGGCTGATCGAGCTTTGGGAGAAATAA
- a CDS encoding alanyl-tRNA editing protein: MTSRLYYKSAYVTEWETKITKSLQREDGWYVLLAESAFYPHGGGQPCDTGTINGVAVLDVISEEDEVLHKVERLPEGETASCRIDWQRRFDHMQQHSGQHLLSAVCLKLFNAMTLSFHLGNESATIDVESPELTQEQLSGLEREVNQAIYDNHPITSYMVSPEEASRLPLVKPPTVSGNVRIVEIESVEFNACGGTHVSATGGIGMIKLLRTEKVKGNTRISFKCGSRALAEFNDCLGILGKLSLKFNTGKDDIIARVEKWEQEQKQIQAEMAALKEQNDSFVARELLEQQEVRLIAHQFENKPLKDLQNLAMKLTSLSNDPVLLVDLADFKVVLSHSGAFEQSCGGFFKEHLGAYGGKGGGSSNLAQAGFGTRDDVLAFYEFAKSRLISMVD, translated from the coding sequence ATGACGAGTAGATTGTATTATAAATCCGCTTATGTAACCGAATGGGAGACGAAGATTACGAAATCGCTCCAGAGAGAAGATGGCTGGTACGTCCTTTTGGCGGAAAGCGCCTTTTACCCTCATGGCGGGGGTCAACCTTGCGATACGGGAACGATTAACGGTGTCGCTGTGTTGGATGTGATTAGTGAGGAAGATGAGGTGCTGCATAAAGTAGAGCGATTGCCCGAAGGTGAGACGGCATCATGCCGGATTGATTGGCAACGAAGATTCGATCATATGCAGCAGCACAGCGGTCAGCATCTGCTATCGGCGGTTTGTTTAAAGTTGTTCAATGCGATGACGCTAAGCTTTCACCTGGGTAACGAATCCGCAACTATTGATGTGGAAAGTCCCGAATTAACCCAGGAGCAGCTCTCAGGGCTGGAACGGGAAGTGAACCAGGCTATCTACGATAATCACCCAATAACGAGCTATATGGTCTCCCCGGAAGAAGCGAGTCGCTTGCCGTTAGTGAAACCTCCGACAGTGTCTGGGAACGTTCGTATCGTCGAGATCGAGAGCGTGGAGTTTAATGCGTGCGGCGGAACGCATGTTTCGGCTACGGGTGGAATCGGGATGATCAAGCTGCTTAGAACGGAGAAGGTGAAAGGGAATACACGCATTTCATTCAAATGCGGCAGCCGCGCCTTAGCTGAATTTAACGATTGTTTAGGGATATTAGGGAAGCTATCGCTAAAATTCAATACGGGTAAGGATGATATTATCGCTCGCGTTGAGAAATGGGAGCAGGAGCAGAAACAAATCCAAGCAGAAATGGCCGCTCTCAAGGAGCAAAATGACTCCTTTGTCGCGCGCGAGCTCTTGGAACAGCAGGAAGTTCGTTTAATTGCGCACCAATTTGAGAATAAGCCGCTGAAGGACTTGCAAAATCTTGCGATGAAGCTTACTTCACTTAGCAACGACCCCGTCCTGCTCGTCGATCTTGCGGATTTCAAGGTGGTATTATCGCATAGCGGGGCATTCGAACAATCTTGCGGTGGATTTTTCAAGGAGCATCTAGGGGCGTATGGCGGCAAAGGCGGGGGCAGCAGCAACTTGGCGCAGGCTGGTTTCGGGACACGGGATGATGTGCTGGCTTTCTACGAATTCGCCAAATCAAGGCTTATCAGTATGGTTGATTAA
- a CDS encoding low molecular weight protein tyrosine phosphatase family protein, with amino-acid sequence MKVLFICSRNKWRSPTAEKIFHKYNGYDVRSAGTEDGARIKVTSGHIGWADLIFVMEKKHLSRLKQKFGSSLNAKTIWNLDIPDDYGYMDEELIELLKARVSEYIEVPE; translated from the coding sequence ATAAAGGTACTTTTTATTTGCAGCAGAAATAAATGGAGAAGCCCAACAGCCGAAAAAATATTTCATAAATATAACGGTTATGATGTGCGATCTGCCGGAACAGAAGATGGGGCTAGAATTAAAGTAACAAGCGGTCACATCGGTTGGGCAGATCTAATCTTCGTCATGGAAAAGAAACATTTGAGCCGGCTTAAACAAAAATTCGGATCATCGCTGAATGCAAAGACGATCTGGAACCTAGATATACCTGATGATTATGGTTACATGGATGAAGAATTGATTGAGCTATTAAAAGCGAGGGTTTCGGAATATATAGAAGTCCCTGAGTGA
- a CDS encoding sugar phosphate isomerase/epimerase family protein, with protein sequence MKISICSFSFHRLLAAGQQDIFQYIKDCKELGCTQLDPWNAHLAQLNHGADALHAGANPDQSQHLKAVDDEFLERVKLAADEAGLPFGCIAVDGAHIYEESEEARISNRQRAYRWIDIAEKLGASSIRIDAGGPPQWTEEVFDIVVEGYKDIIARAEKAGVKVVVENHWGPTVDPDNTVKLLVAVPGLGLLLDSWNWAHGKQADGWLKCAKYATATHIKTFRFTEDGQELTQNVPAFCKLLLANGFQGTWGVESVPADGNEIEGARKTIQLIERSIS encoded by the coding sequence ATGAAAATCAGCATTTGTTCATTCAGTTTTCACAGATTGTTGGCGGCAGGGCAGCAAGATATTTTCCAATATATTAAGGATTGCAAGGAGCTCGGCTGCACGCAGCTTGATCCTTGGAATGCACATCTTGCCCAGTTGAACCATGGAGCCGATGCGCTTCATGCTGGTGCCAACCCGGATCAATCCCAGCATTTGAAGGCGGTAGACGACGAGTTTCTGGAGCGTGTGAAGCTCGCGGCAGACGAAGCCGGCCTGCCATTCGGCTGTATCGCCGTTGATGGGGCGCATATCTATGAAGAATCGGAAGAAGCTCGAATCAGCAACAGGCAACGAGCCTACCGCTGGATTGATATTGCCGAGAAGCTCGGCGCATCCTCCATCCGTATCGACGCTGGCGGCCCACCGCAGTGGACGGAAGAAGTGTTCGACATTGTAGTTGAAGGGTATAAGGATATCATTGCCCGTGCAGAGAAGGCGGGAGTGAAGGTAGTCGTAGAGAATCACTGGGGTCCAACTGTAGATCCAGATAATACGGTGAAACTTTTGGTAGCGGTTCCGGGGTTAGGTTTGCTGCTGGATTCATGGAATTGGGCGCATGGGAAGCAGGCTGACGGCTGGCTGAAATGTGCCAAGTATGCAACTGCCACGCATATCAAAACCTTCCGTTTCACAGAGGATGGTCAGGAATTGACTCAGAATGTTCCTGCCTTCTGCAAATTGCTGCTAGCGAACGGCTTTCAAGGTACTTGGGGTGTCGAGAGTGTGCCTGCAGACGGTAATGAAATCGAAGGCGCTCGCAAGACGATTCAGCTTATTGAACGTTCAATTTCATAG
- a CDS encoding phosphotransferase enzyme family protein, which produces MELSLAHFASIDPPLGTPKELITMSSGFSNNNYLLTTSLGKYRVRLSKSVKDAVELLAEQRILNMAAAQNHLIVPMIALFKLPNGTNASIFPYLEAENFDINSEVLMREAGKALAHYHLTVVGDNGILPWKPLSESLGHEAIHAGELRKCIDEEELSEYPTLWTSIENLLQRMRDADVLMNEEPCTLLPQLPCHGDFAPANLLSHGIHITGIIDFECCRWAPRVYDLSTFLLSLQEGEGYEADMSAWFMEGYKSILTLSEIELKLIPKFQVIRSLESAKRHLYRVVHGEQKLQSGLIMYWERNTINLKS; this is translated from the coding sequence ATGGAGTTGTCTCTAGCGCATTTTGCGTCAATCGATCCTCCTTTAGGAACTCCTAAGGAACTTATAACAATGTCTAGCGGATTCAGTAACAATAATTACTTACTCACCACAAGTCTGGGTAAGTATAGAGTTAGGCTTTCTAAATCTGTCAAGGATGCCGTTGAACTGCTGGCAGAACAACGGATTCTGAATATGGCAGCGGCACAAAATCACCTGATTGTTCCGATGATTGCTTTATTTAAGCTCCCTAATGGGACGAACGCAAGCATTTTCCCCTACCTGGAAGCTGAGAATTTCGATATCAATAGCGAAGTGTTGATGCGTGAGGCTGGAAAGGCTTTAGCTCATTATCACCTGACTGTTGTGGGGGATAATGGTATCTTGCCTTGGAAGCCATTGTCCGAGTCATTAGGTCATGAGGCGATACACGCTGGGGAACTCAGAAAATGCATAGATGAAGAGGAGTTATCAGAATACCCTACTTTATGGACAAGTATTGAAAACCTGCTGCAGCGTATGAGAGATGCGGATGTGCTCATGAATGAAGAACCTTGCACGTTGCTGCCTCAACTACCATGTCATGGTGATTTTGCGCCGGCTAATCTGCTTTCACACGGTATTCATATTACAGGCATAATAGATTTCGAATGCTGTCGCTGGGCTCCGCGGGTTTATGATTTATCTACTTTTTTGCTTTCATTGCAGGAAGGTGAAGGATATGAGGCGGATATGTCAGCGTGGTTTATGGAAGGGTACAAATCGATCCTTACTTTATCCGAAATCGAACTGAAATTAATCCCTAAGTTTCAAGTGATTCGTTCTTTAGAGTCTGCAAAAAGACATTTATATCGAGTAGTCCACGGAGAGCAAAAGCTGCAATCTGGATTAATTATGTATTGGGAACGCAATACGATAAACTTGAAGAGCTAG
- a CDS encoding phosphotransferase yields MVSGNSQPWSVVLKIVIKDPKRDNPTHYNYWKREVLAYESGYLNHLPAGITVPRCLAIDYKQDDSVWLWLEDIQHDGQQWERNDYAFAAEALGQFHAAYLLGEPLPEFQWINQNWMQSWVNECYQYGDVPGTMTSRDEAWLTALHSLPRTLSHQDFYEQNILFQSDNQSNRRLTLIDWQFISVSGIGEDLGRFFGLSLSRGNVPLEYFQEYQNLFISSYIKGLRRSGWVGDERLPRFGFLAAFALRADWEIPKLHRKLEQDRNSPTAIRLMSITELQMESALEAERLRRELGNQLGTGEIR; encoded by the coding sequence GTGGTTTCGGGGAACAGTCAGCCCTGGTCTGTTGTTTTGAAGATCGTGATCAAGGATCCTAAGCGGGATAATCCCACGCATTATAATTATTGGAAACGTGAAGTATTAGCATACGAATCTGGGTACTTGAACCATTTACCTGCTGGTATTACGGTTCCAAGATGCTTGGCGATTGACTATAAGCAAGACGACTCAGTTTGGTTATGGTTAGAGGATATACAGCATGATGGACAACAATGGGAACGGAATGATTATGCATTTGCTGCTGAAGCACTTGGACAGTTCCATGCCGCGTATCTTCTAGGGGAACCGCTTCCGGAGTTCCAATGGATCAATCAGAACTGGATGCAATCGTGGGTAAATGAGTGTTATCAATATGGAGATGTGCCCGGAACAATGACTAGCAGGGATGAGGCCTGGTTAACCGCACTTCATTCTCTGCCAAGAACTCTATCTCATCAAGATTTTTATGAACAGAACATATTGTTTCAGTCCGACAATCAATCAAACCGCAGACTTACTTTAATAGATTGGCAATTTATTAGTGTATCAGGGATTGGGGAGGATCTTGGCCGGTTCTTTGGACTATCATTGAGCCGTGGCAACGTACCGCTGGAATATTTTCAAGAGTATCAGAATTTATTTATATCATCCTATATTAAGGGGTTAAGAAGATCTGGTTGGGTAGGTGATGAGAGACTTCCGCGTTTCGGATTTCTTGCGGCATTTGCATTGCGAGCTGACTGGGAAATTCCGAAGCTTCATAGGAAACTTGAACAAGATAGGAACTCGCCCACGGCCATCAGATTGATGTCTATAACTGAATTGCAGATGGAATCCGCATTAGAAGCCGAACGATTAAGGAGGGAGCTTGGCAACCAGTTGGGGACTGGAGAGATAAGGTGA
- a CDS encoding protein kinase domain-containing protein has product MKLSRTELYVSHETRLASYAAVSTALSLLSDEQLRERVENAQIVGIGIGGSTALLQLEDRPIFAKIIPLTELESRTPNVMSTRNVFELPPYCHYGIGPPAGGVWREIAAHIMTTNWVLSKQCESFPIMYHWRVLHGSKPRTTISEDPGEVSRKVEYWGSQAVGNRIEAIKEAKDSVVLFCEFIPYNLHEWLVEKVAIDEKTASSAIAMVDSNLRSAVSFMNANRLFHFDVHCKNILTDGHRIYITDFGLATSSRFELSESEVEFIERNKAHDGCYVVTELANWLVTVLGGARSQQDRVDFIRQYAQGLKKPALMDTATELIKRYAPIALAMNDFYANLGSVSRATPFPAEEIQAICSDTGFEP; this is encoded by the coding sequence ATGAAATTATCTCGGACTGAGCTATATGTCTCTCATGAAACAAGACTTGCCAGTTATGCGGCCGTGTCCACCGCGTTATCGTTGCTCAGTGATGAACAGCTTCGAGAGCGAGTGGAAAATGCCCAGATTGTGGGGATTGGCATCGGCGGTTCAACGGCGTTGTTGCAGCTTGAAGATAGACCTATCTTTGCGAAAATTATTCCGCTTACGGAATTAGAAAGTCGCACTCCGAATGTCATGTCCACTAGAAACGTATTCGAACTTCCACCATATTGCCACTATGGCATAGGTCCTCCGGCAGGTGGCGTCTGGCGTGAGATTGCTGCCCATATCATGACCACTAATTGGGTGCTTTCCAAACAGTGTGAGAGCTTTCCGATCATGTATCACTGGAGGGTGCTGCATGGTTCAAAGCCACGTACAACAATTTCTGAAGATCCGGGCGAAGTCTCCCGTAAGGTTGAGTATTGGGGGTCCCAGGCAGTGGGAAACCGTATTGAGGCCATTAAGGAAGCAAAGGATAGCGTTGTACTGTTCTGTGAGTTCATTCCCTATAACCTCCATGAATGGTTAGTTGAAAAGGTCGCTATTGACGAGAAGACAGCCTCCTCAGCAATTGCGATGGTTGATTCCAACTTGCGGTCCGCCGTCTCTTTTATGAATGCGAACAGGCTATTTCATTTTGATGTTCACTGTAAAAACATTTTGACGGATGGTCACCGTATCTATATTACGGACTTCGGTCTTGCAACATCTTCTCGGTTTGAGCTCTCCGAAAGTGAAGTAGAGTTTATCGAACGTAACAAGGCTCATGATGGGTGTTATGTGGTTACAGAGTTAGCGAACTGGCTTGTGACGGTATTAGGCGGTGCAAGGAGCCAACAAGATCGTGTGGATTTCATCCGTCAATATGCTCAGGGGTTGAAGAAACCAGCGTTAATGGATACAGCAACAGAGCTTATCAAGAGGTACGCGCCAATAGCGCTAGCGATGAATGATTTCTACGCGAATCTCGGTTCGGTAAGCAGAGCTACTCCATTTCCGGCTGAAGAGATTCAAGCAATCTGTTCAGATACAGGGTTCGAGCCGTAG